In a single window of the Acipenser ruthenus chromosome 20, fAciRut3.2 maternal haplotype, whole genome shotgun sequence genome:
- the LOC117963639 gene encoding cyclin-dependent kinase 11B-like isoform X5 has product MGDEKDTWKVKTLDEILQEKKRRREQEEKTDPKRPKATDERNSKRDTLEEGELQDHKMEITIRNSPYVREESTEDRGEEDDSLAIKPPQQILRKEKSHHRKEDRRKEKKRHRSNSTDGAVKHARPKDKEKEKERENERRKRQREEQDKARREWERQKRREQARMNSRRERRDPVKLPPSSPVLRDRLEQLERQRERERKLREQQQKEQREQVERERRAEERRKEREARREAVREEKQEDRDLLSDLQDVSESERKTSTAESSTGSGTGSEEEEDTSSESEGEGEGGESATNSEDGSEQTADEVSEVEQTEEEYEEERENGIHIPVVTESRFDHDTEESLEEEEEEEEEDEEEEEAEPSLHSRSNTPEGNYIPESPPMSPVELKKELPKYLPALQGCRSVEEFQCLNRIEEGTYGVVYRAKDKKTDEIVALKRLKMEKEKEGFPITSLREINTILKAQHPNIVTVREIVVGSNMDKIYIVMNYVEHDLKSLMETMKQPFLPGEVKTLMIQLLRGTRHLHDNWILHRDLKTSNLLLSHKGILKIGDFGLAREYGSPLKPYTPVVVTLWYRAPELLLGAKEYSTAIDMWSVGCIFGELLTQKPLFPGKSEIDQINKIFKDLGSPSEKIWPGYNEMPAVKKMTFTEYPYNNLRKRFGALLSDQGFDLMNKRFLTYCPSKRITAEEALKHEYFRESPLPIEPAMFPTWPAKSEQQRVKRGTSPRPPEGGLGYSQLGDDDLKDTGFHLTTTNQGASAAGPGFSLKF; this is encoded by the exons ATGGGGGACGAAAAGGACACTTGGAAAGTGAAAACGTTGGATGAAATCCTCCAAGAAAAGAAACGTAGAAGAGAGCAAGAAGAAAAGACAGATCCCAAACGGCCGAAAGCT ACGGATGAGCGGAATTCTAAGCGGGACACATTGGAGGAAGGCGAGCTTCAGGATCACAAAATGGAAATAACAATCCGTAACTCCCCATACGTACGGGAAGAGTCTACCGAAGACAG AGGGGAAGAAGATGATTCCCTGGCAATTAAACCACCACAGCAAATACTGAGAAAAGAGAAATCTCACCACAGGAAAGAGGACAGAAGAAAGGAGAAGAAGAGGCACCGCAGTAACTCCACTGATGGAG CTGTGAAACATGCCCGGCCAAAGGATAAAgaaaaagagaaggagagagaaaatGAACGAAGGAAGAGGCAACGCGAAGAGCAGGACAAGGCGAGGAGGGAATGGGAGAGGCAGAAGCGGAGAGAGCAGGCTAGGATGAACTCTAGGAGAGAGAG GAGAGATCCTGTTAAGCTCCCGCCCTCTTCCCCTGTTTTAAGGGACCGCCTGGAGCAGCTGGAGCGGcagagggagcgagagaggaaGCTGAGGGAGCAGCAGCAGAAAGAGCAGAGGGAGCAAGTGGAGCGTGAGAGGAGGGCCGAGGAGAGACGCAAGGAGCGCGAGGCCAGGAGAGAAG CAGTGAGAGAGGAGAAGCAGGAGGACAGGGACCTGCTGTCTGATCTGCAGGACGTGAGTGAAAGCGAGAGAAAGACCAGCACAGCAGAATCATCCACAG GGTCGGGTACGGGTTCTGAAGAAGAGGAGGACACAAGTAGCGAATCggagggtgagggagagggaggagagtcTGCAACCAATTCAGAGGATGGGTCTGAACAGACTGCAG ATGAAGTAAGTGAAGTAGAGCAGACAGAGGAAGAGTATGAGGAAGAGCGGGAGAACGGGATCCACATTCCAGTCG TGACAGAGTCGCGGTTTGACCATGATACTGAGGAGAgtttggaggaggaggaggaggaagaagaggaggacgAGGAAGAAGAGGAGGCAGAGCCCAGCCTCCACTCACGCTCAAACACTCCTGAAGGGAACTATATCCCTGAATCCCCACCCATGTCTCCCGTGGAGCTGAAGAAAGAGCTGCCCAAATATCTGCCTGCTCTTCAG GGCTGTCGCAGTGTGGAGGAATTCCAGTGTCTAAACCGAATTGAAGAGGGGACGTACGGTGTGGTGTACAGAGCCAAGGATAAAAAGACAG ATGAGATTGTGGCTCTAAAGCGATTGAAAATGGAGAAGGAAAAGGAAGGGTTTCCAATCACCTCTCTGAGAGAGATCAACACCATCCTGAAAGCTCAGCATCCCAACATTGTCACTGTTCGG GAAATAGTGGTTGGCAGCAACATGGACAAGATCTATATAGTTATGAATTACGTGGAGCATGACCTGAAGAGTTTGATGGAGACCATGAAGCAGCCATTCTTACCAG GTGAGGTGAAAACCTTGATGATTCAGCTCTTGCGTGGAACCAGACATCTTCATGACAACTGGATTCTTCACCGGGACCTTAAGACCTCCAATCTGCTTCTGAGCCACAAAGGGATATTGAAG ATTGGAGATTTTGGATTGGCTCGAGAGTACGGCTCTCCTCTGAAGCCCTACACCCCGGTGGTGGTTACTCTGTGGTACAGAGCACCCGAGCTGCTCCTGGGAGCCAAG GAATATTCAACTGCAATAGACATGTGGTCAGTAGGATGTATATTTGGAGAACTTTTGACCCAGAAGCCACTTTTCCCTGGAAAATCCGAAATTGACCAGATTAACAAAATCTTCAAG GATTTGGGAAGCCCCAGTGAAAAGATCTGGCCTGGGTACAATGAGATGCCAGCGGTgaagaaaatgacatttacagaGTATCCATACAACAACCTCCGCAAGAGATTTGGTGCTTTGCTGTCTGACCAGGGATTTGACCTCATGAACAA GAGGTTCCTGACGTACTGCCCAAGCAAGAGGATCACTGCAGAGGAGGCTCTGAAACACGAGTATTTCCGGGAATCTCCCCTGCCCATTGAACCAGCCATGTTCCCCACCTGGCCAGCCAAGAGCGAGCAGCAGAGGGTGAAACGAGGGACCAGTCCACGGCCGCCTGAGGGGGGACTGGGCTATAGCCAACTG GGGGATGATGATTTGAAAGATACGGGTTTCCACCTGACCACCACAAACCAGGGGGCCTCCGCTGCCGGTCCCGGCTTCAGCCTCAAGTTTTGA
- the LOC117963639 gene encoding cyclin-dependent kinase 11B-like isoform X2: MGDEKDTWKVKTLDEILQEKKRRREQEEKTDPKRPKATDERNSKRDTLEEGELQDHKMEITIRNSPYVREESTEDRGEEDDSLAIKPPQQILRKEKSHHRKEDRRKEKKRHRSNSTDGAVKHARPKDKEKEKERENERRKRQREEQDKARREWERQKRREQARMNSRRERRDPVKLPPSSPVLRDRLEQLERQRERERKLREQQQKEQREQVERERRAEERRKEREARREAASHHRGPKDEYGEKGKQSHRSRSPSRQHRERQDLGEGSRMAVREEKQEDRDLLSDLQDVSESERKTSTAESSTGSGTGSEEEEDTSSESEGEGEGGESATNSEDGSEQTADEVSEVEQTEEEYEEERENGIHIPVVTESRFDHDTEESLEEEEEEEEEDEEEEEAEPSLHSRSNTPEGNYIPESPPMSPVELKKELPKYLPALQGCRSVEEFQCLNRIEEGTYGVVYRAKDKKTDEIVALKRLKMEKEKEGFPITSLREINTILKAQHPNIVTVREIVVGSNMDKIYIVMNYVEHDLKSLMETMKQPFLPGEVKTLMIQLLRGTRHLHDNWILHRDLKTSNLLLSHKGILKIGDFGLAREYGSPLKPYTPVVVTLWYRAPELLLGAKEYSTAIDMWSVGCIFGELLTQKPLFPGKSEIDQINKIFKDLGSPSEKIWPGYNEMPAVKKMTFTEYPYNNLRKRFGALLSDQGFDLMNKFLTYCPSKRITAEEALKHEYFRESPLPIEPAMFPTWPAKSEQQRVKRGTSPRPPEGGLGYSQLGDDDLKDTGFHLTTTNQGASAAGPGFSLKF; the protein is encoded by the exons ATGGGGGACGAAAAGGACACTTGGAAAGTGAAAACGTTGGATGAAATCCTCCAAGAAAAGAAACGTAGAAGAGAGCAAGAAGAAAAGACAGATCCCAAACGGCCGAAAGCT ACGGATGAGCGGAATTCTAAGCGGGACACATTGGAGGAAGGCGAGCTTCAGGATCACAAAATGGAAATAACAATCCGTAACTCCCCATACGTACGGGAAGAGTCTACCGAAGACAG AGGGGAAGAAGATGATTCCCTGGCAATTAAACCACCACAGCAAATACTGAGAAAAGAGAAATCTCACCACAGGAAAGAGGACAGAAGAAAGGAGAAGAAGAGGCACCGCAGTAACTCCACTGATGGAG CTGTGAAACATGCCCGGCCAAAGGATAAAgaaaaagagaaggagagagaaaatGAACGAAGGAAGAGGCAACGCGAAGAGCAGGACAAGGCGAGGAGGGAATGGGAGAGGCAGAAGCGGAGAGAGCAGGCTAGGATGAACTCTAGGAGAGAGAG GAGAGATCCTGTTAAGCTCCCGCCCTCTTCCCCTGTTTTAAGGGACCGCCTGGAGCAGCTGGAGCGGcagagggagcgagagaggaaGCTGAGGGAGCAGCAGCAGAAAGAGCAGAGGGAGCAAGTGGAGCGTGAGAGGAGGGCCGAGGAGAGACGCAAGGAGCGCGAGGCCAGGAGAGAAG CAGCGTCCCATCACAGGGGCCCTAAGGATGAGTATGGGGAGAAAGGGAAGCAGAGTCACCGGAGCCGTAGTCCAAGTCGGCAGCACCGTGAGAGACAGGACCTGGGAGAGGGCAGCAGGATGG CAGTGAGAGAGGAGAAGCAGGAGGACAGGGACCTGCTGTCTGATCTGCAGGACGTGAGTGAAAGCGAGAGAAAGACCAGCACAGCAGAATCATCCACAG GGTCGGGTACGGGTTCTGAAGAAGAGGAGGACACAAGTAGCGAATCggagggtgagggagagggaggagagtcTGCAACCAATTCAGAGGATGGGTCTGAACAGACTGCAG ATGAAGTAAGTGAAGTAGAGCAGACAGAGGAAGAGTATGAGGAAGAGCGGGAGAACGGGATCCACATTCCAGTCG TGACAGAGTCGCGGTTTGACCATGATACTGAGGAGAgtttggaggaggaggaggaggaagaagaggaggacgAGGAAGAAGAGGAGGCAGAGCCCAGCCTCCACTCACGCTCAAACACTCCTGAAGGGAACTATATCCCTGAATCCCCACCCATGTCTCCCGTGGAGCTGAAGAAAGAGCTGCCCAAATATCTGCCTGCTCTTCAG GGCTGTCGCAGTGTGGAGGAATTCCAGTGTCTAAACCGAATTGAAGAGGGGACGTACGGTGTGGTGTACAGAGCCAAGGATAAAAAGACAG ATGAGATTGTGGCTCTAAAGCGATTGAAAATGGAGAAGGAAAAGGAAGGGTTTCCAATCACCTCTCTGAGAGAGATCAACACCATCCTGAAAGCTCAGCATCCCAACATTGTCACTGTTCGG GAAATAGTGGTTGGCAGCAACATGGACAAGATCTATATAGTTATGAATTACGTGGAGCATGACCTGAAGAGTTTGATGGAGACCATGAAGCAGCCATTCTTACCAG GTGAGGTGAAAACCTTGATGATTCAGCTCTTGCGTGGAACCAGACATCTTCATGACAACTGGATTCTTCACCGGGACCTTAAGACCTCCAATCTGCTTCTGAGCCACAAAGGGATATTGAAG ATTGGAGATTTTGGATTGGCTCGAGAGTACGGCTCTCCTCTGAAGCCCTACACCCCGGTGGTGGTTACTCTGTGGTACAGAGCACCCGAGCTGCTCCTGGGAGCCAAG GAATATTCAACTGCAATAGACATGTGGTCAGTAGGATGTATATTTGGAGAACTTTTGACCCAGAAGCCACTTTTCCCTGGAAAATCCGAAATTGACCAGATTAACAAAATCTTCAAG GATTTGGGAAGCCCCAGTGAAAAGATCTGGCCTGGGTACAATGAGATGCCAGCGGTgaagaaaatgacatttacagaGTATCCATACAACAACCTCCGCAAGAGATTTGGTGCTTTGCTGTCTGACCAGGGATTTGACCTCATGAACAA GTTCCTGACGTACTGCCCAAGCAAGAGGATCACTGCAGAGGAGGCTCTGAAACACGAGTATTTCCGGGAATCTCCCCTGCCCATTGAACCAGCCATGTTCCCCACCTGGCCAGCCAAGAGCGAGCAGCAGAGGGTGAAACGAGGGACCAGTCCACGGCCGCCTGAGGGGGGACTGGGCTATAGCCAACTG GGGGATGATGATTTGAAAGATACGGGTTTCCACCTGACCACCACAAACCAGGGGGCCTCCGCTGCCGGTCCCGGCTTCAGCCTCAAGTTTTGA